The Micromonospora sp. Llam0 genome includes a window with the following:
- a CDS encoding aminoglycoside phosphotransferase family protein, translated as MDDRRWRDPQWLAWVRDWIDGRLDELGTTRTGPVVQPHIYPWSTVLRVPTAAGDVWFKANAESLRHEAAVVTRIADRRPDAVPPLLAADLDTGWMLMADAGETLRVVSQREQSLDRWYAVLPLYAAVQLDLADDVDDLLALGVPDRRLATLPQAYARIVDAVGADRRFRDAAPMVADLCAELAQYGLPELLQHDDLHDAQVFVRDGRHLIMDWGDACVSHPFLTLSVTLDGGLAWGLDDVRDSVDTTPFRDAYLAPYAERFTGDLVAATRVASRLGWVCRAVNGHVPGDDKQTVTRLRMFLDGRP; from the coding sequence GTGGACGACAGACGGTGGCGGGATCCGCAGTGGTTGGCCTGGGTGCGGGACTGGATCGACGGTCGGCTCGACGAGCTCGGGACGACCCGGACCGGCCCGGTCGTGCAGCCGCACATCTACCCGTGGTCGACGGTGCTGCGCGTCCCGACCGCCGCCGGTGACGTCTGGTTCAAGGCCAACGCCGAGTCGCTGCGCCACGAAGCGGCCGTCGTGACACGGATCGCCGACCGCCGCCCCGACGCGGTGCCGCCGCTGCTGGCCGCCGACCTCGACACCGGGTGGATGCTGATGGCCGACGCCGGGGAAACGCTGCGGGTGGTGAGCCAGCGCGAGCAGAGCCTGGACCGGTGGTACGCCGTGCTGCCGCTGTACGCCGCGGTGCAGCTCGACCTGGCCGACGACGTCGACGACCTGCTCGCCCTCGGCGTGCCCGACCGGCGGCTGGCCACCCTGCCGCAGGCGTACGCACGGATCGTCGACGCCGTCGGCGCCGATCGACGGTTCCGCGACGCGGCACCGATGGTGGCCGACCTGTGCGCCGAGCTCGCGCAGTACGGGCTGCCGGAGCTGCTGCAGCACGACGACCTGCACGACGCGCAGGTCTTCGTCCGCGACGGCCGCCACCTCATCATGGACTGGGGCGACGCCTGCGTGTCGCATCCGTTCCTCACCCTGTCGGTCACCCTCGACGGTGGGCTGGCGTGGGGGCTCGACGACGTACGGGACTCGGTCGACACCACACCGTTCCGGGACGCCTACCTGGCGCCGTACGCCGAACGGTTCACCGGCGACCTGGTGGCCGCCACCCGGGTGGCATCGCGCCTGGGCTGGGTGTGCCGTGCGGTCAACGGGCACGTGCCCGGCGACGACAAGCAGACCGTCACCCGGCTGCGGATGTTCCTCGACGGCCGACCGTAG
- a CDS encoding nucleotidyl transferase AbiEii/AbiGii toxin family protein, with amino-acid sequence MTSEEFQAEVARLALAVAQRHGFALAGGHALIAYGVVDRPTEDVDLFTDQSGGVTAAADLVMSTLSRAGLHVEAVTDSADLGDVFDGFEHDLVECEVRRGDQTVRLQMVRFDRHHQPVMMQIGPVLHLDDVVATKVVALGTRAAPRDYIDTAAALARYSRNRLIELARQADSGRHCFSTWPRFAP; translated from the coding sequence GTGACATCAGAGGAGTTCCAGGCCGAGGTGGCACGGCTGGCGCTCGCCGTGGCCCAGCGACATGGCTTCGCGTTAGCAGGCGGACACGCGCTGATCGCATACGGCGTGGTGGACCGGCCAACCGAAGACGTCGACCTGTTCACGGACCAGTCCGGTGGGGTCACCGCAGCTGCCGACCTGGTGATGTCGACCCTGAGTCGTGCTGGACTGCACGTCGAGGCGGTCACGGATTCAGCCGACCTCGGCGACGTCTTCGACGGTTTCGAGCATGATCTCGTCGAGTGCGAGGTGCGTCGCGGGGACCAGACGGTGCGGCTGCAGATGGTGCGGTTCGACCGGCACCACCAGCCGGTCATGATGCAGATCGGGCCGGTGCTGCACCTTGATGACGTGGTTGCCACAAAGGTGGTGGCACTCGGTACCCGGGCTGCCCCTCGCGATTACATCGATACTGCCGCCGCCCTCGCCCGCTACTCCAGAAATCGGCTGATCGAGCTCGCCCGGCAGGCGGATTCTGGTCGCCACTGCTTCTCTACCTGGCCGAGGTTTGCGCCCTGA
- a CDS encoding ATP-binding protein, translated as MDVRDRHQHQVVRLQPVRFDRHRQPVMTRIGPARGPDRCRAGCRVATTLPPWRPGRFDSWDEAVTHLCALSDRPGPVVLDEFPYLSKVEPALPSILQREIDRAVSDERPLSLLLCGSAMSVTGGLLAGSAPLRSRASLELVVQPFDHVLTARFWGLSDPRLAVLHHAVVGGTPAYRRFVGDDAPRDLDDFDGWLTRTVLNPATPLFREARYLLEEEADVRDTALYHSVLAAVAAGNNTRGGIAGYIGRKAADIGHHLNVLEDSQTLMAYSV; from the coding sequence GTGGATGTACGAGACCGGCACCAACACCAGGTGGTACGGCTGCAGCCGGTGCGGTTCGACCGGCACCGCCAGCCGGTGATGACGCGGATCGGTCCAGCCAGGGGACCAGATCGATGTCGAGCGGGGTGTCGGGTCGCCACGACGTTGCCGCCGTGGCGACCCGGCCGATTCGACAGCTGGGACGAGGCTGTCACCCACCTGTGCGCCCTGTCCGACCGGCCCGGTCCGGTCGTCCTGGATGAGTTTCCCTATTTGAGCAAGGTTGAGCCGGCCCTGCCGTCGATCCTGCAGCGGGAAATCGACCGGGCCGTGTCGGATGAGCGGCCGTTGTCGCTGCTGCTCTGCGGATCCGCGATGTCGGTCACGGGTGGGCTGCTGGCCGGGTCCGCCCCGCTGCGCAGCCGGGCCAGCCTGGAACTCGTCGTCCAGCCCTTCGACCACGTCCTCACCGCCCGGTTCTGGGGGCTGAGCGACCCGAGACTCGCCGTGCTGCACCACGCCGTGGTCGGCGGCACCCCGGCGTACCGGCGCTTCGTCGGCGACGACGCGCCACGCGACCTCGACGACTTCGACGGCTGGCTGACCCGCACCGTGCTCAACCCGGCCACCCCGTTGTTCCGCGAGGCACGGTATCTACTGGAGGAGGAAGCCGACGTCCGGGACACCGCGCTGTACCACTCAGTGCTGGCCGCCGTCGCCGCCGGCAACAACACCAGAGGCGGGATCGCCGGCTACATCGGCCGCAAGGCGGCGGACATCGGCCACCACCTCAACGTTTTGGAGGACAGCCAGACCCTGATGGCTTATTCGGTGTAG
- a CDS encoding adenylate cyclase: MSQQSPRRRFGGEQLFIWYLATAAAAAVVGVVAGGVGLLVLSALRIGCRPTGGDVLPGGELQCPDGTGKVLPALVFAGLGCVVVLAVAAELLSRRGDASTVARVARHGLWLAAWVVALPGLAWVSVVSTSAATRQAFWGVVVGVCAAIAFVAIPLVTSYVRPAYATVVLAACLAVPATAVLVGLWLPLLVPLALPVTAIWLVALWLSRAAHRISVTAAASQVSGP, translated from the coding sequence ATGTCGCAGCAGAGTCCTCGGCGCCGATTCGGCGGGGAACAGCTGTTCATCTGGTACCTCGCGACCGCAGCCGCCGCTGCGGTGGTCGGCGTGGTCGCCGGCGGAGTCGGCCTGCTGGTGCTGTCCGCGTTGCGAATCGGGTGTCGTCCCACCGGTGGGGACGTACTGCCCGGCGGCGAGCTGCAGTGCCCCGACGGCACCGGCAAGGTCCTCCCGGCGTTGGTGTTCGCGGGTCTCGGCTGCGTCGTCGTCCTGGCGGTGGCGGCGGAGCTGCTCAGCCGGCGGGGCGACGCCTCCACGGTTGCCCGCGTGGCCCGGCACGGCTTGTGGCTGGCCGCCTGGGTGGTGGCGCTGCCCGGCCTGGCGTGGGTCAGCGTGGTGTCCACCTCGGCGGCGACACGACAGGCCTTCTGGGGTGTCGTGGTGGGCGTCTGCGCGGCGATCGCCTTCGTCGCGATTCCGCTGGTCACGTCCTACGTCCGTCCGGCGTACGCGACAGTGGTGCTGGCGGCGTGTCTGGCGGTGCCGGCCACCGCCGTGCTGGTCGGCTTGTGGTTGCCGCTGCTCGTACCGCTCGCCCTGCCGGTGACCGCCATCTGGCTGGTGGCGTTGTGGCTGTCACGGGCGGCCCATCGGATCAGCGTGACAGCTGCGGCGAGCCAGGTGAGCGGCCCGTAG